A stretch of Elgaria multicarinata webbii isolate HBS135686 ecotype San Diego chromosome 5, rElgMul1.1.pri, whole genome shotgun sequence DNA encodes these proteins:
- the PSPC1 gene encoding paraspeckle component 1 isoform X3 translates to MSANRNLKQVRIENSSPAAAPPMSMVGGGTMKGLRGLEQPTENEALAAAMVMGKEEEEQSGGGFTVDIKSFLKPGEKSYTQRCRLFVGNLPTDITEEDFKRLFERYGEPSEVFINRDRGFGFIRLESRTLAEIAKAELDGTILKSRPLRIRFATHGAALTVKNLSPVVSNELLEQAFSQFGPVERAVVVVDDRGRATGKGFVEFAAKPPARKALERCSDGAFLLTTTPRPVIVEPMEQFDDEDGLPEKLMQKTQQYHKEREQPPRFAQPGTFEFEYASRWKALDEMEKQQREQVDRNIREAKEKLEAEMEAARHEHQLMLMRQDLMRRQEELRRLEELRNQELQKRKQIQLRHEEEHRRREEEMLRQREQDELRRQQEGGFKPNFMDNMRLAQHLLETKGLLLHLQ, encoded by the exons ATGTCCGCTAACAGGAACCTGAAGCAAGTGAGGATCGAGAACAGCTCTCCGGCGGCCGCTCCGCCGATGAGCATGGTGGGCGGCGGCACCATGAAAGGGCTCAGGGGTCTGGAGCAGCCGACGGAGAACGAAGCGCTGGCGGCGGCCATGgtgatggggaaggaggaagaggagcagagcggcGGCGGCTTCACCGTCGACATCAAGAGCTTCCTCAAGCCCGGGGAGAAGAGCTACACGCAGCGGTGCCGCCTCTTTGTCGGGAACCTGCCCACCGACATCACCGAGGAGGATTTCAAGCGCCTTTTCGAGCGCTACGGGGAGCCCAGCGAGGTCTTTATTAACCGGGACCGCGGCTTCGGCTTCATCCGCCTG GAATCTAGGACTCTGGCTGAAATAGCAAAGGCGGAACTTGATGGAACTATTTTGAAGAGCAGACCACTTCGAATTCGATTTGCTACTCATGGAGCTGCTTTAACTGTAAAGAATCTTTCACCTGTTGTTTCAAATGAACTTCTGGAACAAGCTTTCTCTCAATTTGGTCCTGTGGaaagagctgttgttgttgtagatGATCGTGGCAGAGCAACAGGGAAAGGCTTCGTAGAGTTTGCTGCAAAACCTCCAGCACGTAAAGCCCTAGAAAGATGCAGTGATGGAGCATTCTTGCTGACAAC aacCCCTCGACCTGTTATTGTAGAACCTATGGAGCAATTTGATGATGAAGATGGGCTGCCTGAGAAATTAATGCAAAAAACACAACAGTATCATAA GGAAAGAGAACAGCCACCACGTTTTGCCCAACCTGGAACATTTGAATTTGAGTATGCTTCAAGATGGAAGGCTCTTGATGAAATGGAAAAGCAACAGCGGGAACAAGTTGATAGAAACATTAGAGAAGCTAAGgagaaactggaagcagaaatGGAAGCAGCTCGACATGAGCATCAGTTAATGTTGATGAGACAAG ATCTTATGAGGCGTCAAGAAGAACTGAGACGTTTGGAAGAACTTAGAAATCAGGAGCTTCAGAAACGAAAGCAAATACAATTGAG ACATGAAGAAGAACATAGGCGTCGTGAAGAAGAGATGCTGCGACAGAGAGAACAAGATGAATTGAGGAGACAACAGGAAGGAGGATTTAAGCCAAACTTCATGGATAAC
- the PSPC1 gene encoding paraspeckle component 1 isoform X4: MSANRNLKQVRIENSSPAAAPPMSMVGGGTMKGLRGLEQPTENEALAAAMVMGKEEEEQSGGGFTVDIKSFLKPGEKSYTQRCRLFVGNLPTDITEEDFKRLFERYGEPSEVFINRDRGFGFIRLESRTLAEIAKAELDGTILKSRPLRIRFATHGAALTVKNLSPVVSNELLEQAFSQFGPVERAVVVVDDRGRATGKGFVEFAAKPPARKALERCSDGAFLLTTTPRPVIVEPMEQFDDEDGLPEKLMQKTQQYHKEREQPPRFAQPGTFEFEYASRWKALDEMEKQQREQVDRNIREAKEKLEAEMEAARHEHQLMLMRQDLMRRQEELRRLEELRNQELQKRKQIQLRHEEEHRRREEEMLRQREQDELRRQQEGGFKPNFMDNQGF; this comes from the exons ATGTCCGCTAACAGGAACCTGAAGCAAGTGAGGATCGAGAACAGCTCTCCGGCGGCCGCTCCGCCGATGAGCATGGTGGGCGGCGGCACCATGAAAGGGCTCAGGGGTCTGGAGCAGCCGACGGAGAACGAAGCGCTGGCGGCGGCCATGgtgatggggaaggaggaagaggagcagagcggcGGCGGCTTCACCGTCGACATCAAGAGCTTCCTCAAGCCCGGGGAGAAGAGCTACACGCAGCGGTGCCGCCTCTTTGTCGGGAACCTGCCCACCGACATCACCGAGGAGGATTTCAAGCGCCTTTTCGAGCGCTACGGGGAGCCCAGCGAGGTCTTTATTAACCGGGACCGCGGCTTCGGCTTCATCCGCCTG GAATCTAGGACTCTGGCTGAAATAGCAAAGGCGGAACTTGATGGAACTATTTTGAAGAGCAGACCACTTCGAATTCGATTTGCTACTCATGGAGCTGCTTTAACTGTAAAGAATCTTTCACCTGTTGTTTCAAATGAACTTCTGGAACAAGCTTTCTCTCAATTTGGTCCTGTGGaaagagctgttgttgttgtagatGATCGTGGCAGAGCAACAGGGAAAGGCTTCGTAGAGTTTGCTGCAAAACCTCCAGCACGTAAAGCCCTAGAAAGATGCAGTGATGGAGCATTCTTGCTGACAAC aacCCCTCGACCTGTTATTGTAGAACCTATGGAGCAATTTGATGATGAAGATGGGCTGCCTGAGAAATTAATGCAAAAAACACAACAGTATCATAA GGAAAGAGAACAGCCACCACGTTTTGCCCAACCTGGAACATTTGAATTTGAGTATGCTTCAAGATGGAAGGCTCTTGATGAAATGGAAAAGCAACAGCGGGAACAAGTTGATAGAAACATTAGAGAAGCTAAGgagaaactggaagcagaaatGGAAGCAGCTCGACATGAGCATCAGTTAATGTTGATGAGACAAG ATCTTATGAGGCGTCAAGAAGAACTGAGACGTTTGGAAGAACTTAGAAATCAGGAGCTTCAGAAACGAAAGCAAATACAATTGAG ACATGAAGAAGAACATAGGCGTCGTGAAGAAGAGATGCTGCGACAGAGAGAACAAGATGAATTGAGGAGACAACAGGAAGGAGGATTTAAGCCAAACTTCATGGATAAC